Proteins from one Solenopsis invicta isolate M01_SB chromosome 11, UNIL_Sinv_3.0, whole genome shotgun sequence genomic window:
- the LOC105201622 gene encoding beta-1,3-galactosyltransferase 1, translating into MDRLRLHPMDLPAITVNNNGSVKGKASFVRRLAIGFVILAILGLLYVPAYHSAQSPFLSLSETPSSAEPLSSSRLVVSGAQLPGWSYNTSRDLCAYIHPENNTSILNPTGICSLPPYLLIIICSAVANQEARAAIRSTWANRYNLDNLYNSTVKIAFLLGKSDNDTLNNLIVEESSQYNDIVQERFFDTYNNLTLKSVMMLKWVTSNCDQAKYLMKTDDDMFVNIPLLLQTLHSRTQAETLLGSLICNAKPITDPKNKWYTPKYMYSEKTYPNYLSGTGYVMSMGVASKLYQAALITPLLHLEDVYVTGLCAKRAKVRPVNHPGFSYLPRKIDPCALRNAITTHKVNASNMYVIWVKMTDTSITCRNRTRIERKPITLSRSDRNTGGYYVFKRKTINKCV; encoded by the exons ATGGACAGATTGCGACTACATCCCATGGATTTACCTGCAATCACTGTCAACAATAATGGCAGTGTTAAAGGCAAGGCATCTTTTGTTCGACGATTGGCAATAGGATTTGTAATTCTGGCCATATTAGGCCTCTTGTATGTGCCAGCGTACCACTCCGCTCAGAGTCCATTCTTAAGCTTAAGTGAAACTCCATCCTCTGCAGAACCTCTCAGCAGTTCGCGTTTAGTAGTGTCCGGTG cACAATTACCTGGATGGTCATATAATACATCAAGAGATCTCTGTGCTTATATTCATCCGGAGAATAATACGTCGATTTTGAATCCTACTGGCATATGTTCACTACCGCCATACCTGCTAATAATTATATGTTCGGCAGTCGCGAATCAGGAGGCCCGTGCCGCTATTAGGAGTACTTGGGCCAATAGatataatttagataatttgtACAATTCTACAGTAAAAATAGCGTTTCTACTAGGAAAAAGTGACAATGATACACTCAAC aatttaaTTGTTGAGGAGAGTTCCCAGTACAATGATATTGTGCAAGAACGTTTCTTTGATACATATAACAATTTGACGCTTAAGTCAGTCATGATGTTGAAATGGGTGACGTCAAATTGTGATCAAGCGAAATACCTCATGAAAACGGATGACGACATGTTCGTTAATATTCCCTTGCTTCTGCAAACGCTGCACTCAAGAACACAAGCGGAGACTCTCTTAGGTTCCCTCATTTGTAATGCTAAACCAATAACAGATCCGAAAAACAAATG GTATACGCCCAAGTATATGTACTCTGAGAAAACATATCCAAACTACTTATCAGGCACAGGGTATGTTATGAGTATGGGTGTGGCGTCTAAGTTATATCAAGCGGCGTTGATAACACCGTTGCTACACCTGGAAGACGTTTACGTCACGGGTTTATGCGCGAAACGCGCGAAAGTTCGGCCCGTCAATCATCCTGGATTCAGTTATTTACCTCGCAAAATAGATCCCTGCGCACTCAGGAACGCTATTACCACGCATAAGGTTAACGCGTCCAATATGTATGTGATTTGGGTAAAAATGACTGATACGAGCATTACATGCAGAAATCGTACTCGTATCGAGAGAAAACCGATCACTCTGAGCAGAAGTGACAGGAATACTGGGGGCTATTAtgtctttaaaagaaaaactataaaCAAGTGTGTTTAa